The Acropora palmata chromosome 10, jaAcrPala1.3, whole genome shotgun sequence genome contains a region encoding:
- the LOC141895579 gene encoding synaptosomal-associated protein 29-like gives MEESCCVSSLNNPITRVTKITSQTRKQEKRETSMAAYRRRNEYDFHRNTNPFEDDIEDEFEQVNGDEIRRQMQMSRERTLDSTNRCLALIEESHDLAVGTGEELQLQGEKLNRIERNLDKIENEMTIANRHVASVNSIWGAIGNYFKKAPKPKGSAPQSPPSSGITDLQTESSLYYGAKQSKPRSYGTVTGMEQFERSSFSSRDPHEREIDANLDLMSRGLGRLKEDAVILGGEIERQNVQLDRIGYKADKAHEKVQKSDRKIRQILRK, from the coding sequence ATGGAAGAGTCATGTTGCGTCAGTTCCTTAAATAACCCAATAACAAGGGTTACAAAAATTACGTCACAGACTAGAAAGCAGGAGAAAAGAGAGACTTCCATGGCGGCCTACAGGAGAAGGAACGAGTACGATTTTCATCGCAATACCAATCCTTTTGAGGACGATATCGAAGATGAATTCGAACAAGTTAACGGAGATGAAATCCGTCGTCAAATGCAAATGTCAAGAGAGCGGACATTGGACAGCACAAACCGATGTTTGGCGCTCATAGAAGAATCGCACGATTTGGCAGTTGGCACGGGAGAAGAACTTCAGTTGCAGGGAGAAAAACTGAATCGGATAGAACGAAATCTAGATAAGATAGAAAACGAAATGACCATCGCCAATAGGCACGTCGCGTCGGTGAATAGCATCTGGGGTGCTATCGGCAATTACTTTAAGAAAGCTCCGAAGCCAAAGGGAAGTGCACCACAATCTCCTCCAAGCAGTGGCATTACTGATTTGCAAACCGAATCATCGTTATATTACGGCgcaaaacaaagcaagccAAGAAGTTACGGAACAGTGACAGGCATGGAGCAGTTTGAGAGAAGCAGTTTTTCATCGCGCGATCCTCATGAACGAGAAATAGACGCCAATCTTGACCTCATGTCTCGAGGTTTGGGACGTTTGAAGGAAGATGCTGTAATACTTGGAGGTGAAATAGAGAGGCAGAATGTACAGCTAGATAGGATTGGGTATAAGGCAGATAAAGCTCATGAAAAAGTGCAGAAGTCGGACAGGAAAATAAGGCAGATTCTGAGAAAATGA